AGAACAAGACGATCACGGGAATGTTCGAGAACATGAAGAACGAGTACGACAGTACGACATTCAACCTCTTCACCGAATCCAACTACCTGAGCAGGATATTCATCCAGTTCCTGGCGCTGATCCTGAGGATGCAGGTCGAGAACATCATGATATCCAAGAAGCTGAACAAGACCCTGACCTACAAGCAGCTAATCGCCGAGCTGTCATCCATCAGGACGATAAACGTGCCGGGCACGAAGAAACCCATGCAGACGATGCTGAGCGACACTCACATACGCATCTTAAACGCGTTCGAGATAGACTACGATCTAGAATGATCAGCAATATGTGGTCTTGTCGCTGTCGAGGACCTCGTTCCAGAGCCTGATGGTCTCCTGAGCATCCTCCTCGTCCATGATCTGGATGGCAAAACCTGCATGGATAACCGCCCACATGCCGACCTCCGCCTCGACCATTGCGACGTTGGCCTTCCTGGTCACTCCGCCGAAGTCCACATCGGCCATCTCTCCATCGATCTTTACGATCTTCCCGGGTATAGCTAGGCACATGGTATCACTCCGTCATGATCTTGAGGATGGCCTCTGCGGGCTGGCCGTCCGTCGCTGTAAGCGCGGCGATG
The nucleotide sequence above comes from Methanomassiliicoccales archaeon LGM-RCC1. Encoded proteins:
- a CDS encoding HypC/HybG/HupF family hydrogenase formation chaperone; translated protein: MCLAIPGKIVKIDGEMADVDFGGVTRKANVAMVEAEVGMWAVIHAGFAIQIMDEEDAQETIRLWNEVLDSDKTTYC